A region from the Corylus avellana chromosome ca7, CavTom2PMs-1.0 genome encodes:
- the LOC132186810 gene encoding RNA pseudouridine synthase 5 isoform X1, with protein sequence MSNPPETSRPRTFGLPWPELNDGLFYNDVVRPSDSELTLIEFYSSKYKNSAPPLGWMQRIENGQITVDGIAVTDPNTILRVGSEIVYHRLPWREPDAPYLLEVLYEDDDMVALNKPSGLQVLPGGLFQQRTVLTQLQWRASKQSSSVACQEPHPVPVHRLGRGTSGILLCAKTKLAKTRLALFFADGTSQIEGNRNTNEEICGVRKISKMYRALVTGILDEDKVMIKQPIGMVRYPGVAKGLYVASSSGKPALSKVDVLERGMQGNTTLVQVEIQSGRPHQIRIHLSFIGHPLLAGDPLYVSGGQPKCFDPEFIDESFATDGGYQRPIKPVPGDCGYCLHAHQLVLSHPTTNQVIKITAPLPPVLRTQKEAEVNTSN encoded by the exons ATGTCGAACCCTCCAGAAACAAGTCGGCCTCGGACATTCGGATTGCCCTGGCCTGAGCTCAACGACGGTCTGTTCTACAACGACGTCGTTCGACCCTCCGATTCCG AATTGACACTGATCGAGTTCTACTCTAGCAAATACAAGAATTCAGCTCCTCCGCTAGG TTGGATGCAGCGAATTGAGAATGGACAG ATAACAGTTGATGGTATTGCTGTTACTGATCCTAACACAATCCTCAG AGTCGGCTCGGAGATTGTCTATCATAGACTTCCTTGGAGAGAGCCTGATGCGCCATACTTGCTTGAAGTGTTATATGAGGATGATGAtatg GTCGCCCTTAATAAACCTTCTGGCCTACAAGTTTTACCTGGAGGCCTTTTCCAGCAACGGACGGTTTTAACACAGCTTCAATGGCGGGCAAGCAAGCAGAGCTCTTCTGTAGCATGCCAAGAACCACACCCTGTTCCTGTTCATCGCCTGGGAAGAGGCACGTCAG GAATATTGCTTTGCGCTAAGACGAAACTCGCCAAAACTCGCCTTGCATTATTCTTTGCTGATGGGACATCTCAAATTGAAGGCAACAG AAATACCAATGAGGAGATCTGTGGagtaagaaaaatttcaaagatgTACCGCGCACTAGTGACTGGGATACTTGATGAAGATAAG GTAATGATAAAACAGCCCATTGGAATGGTGCGGTATCCTGGTGTTGCCAAGGGGCTGTACGTTGCTTCTTCCTCAG GGAAACCAGCTCTGAGCAAAGTTGATGTTCTTGAGAGAGGCATGCAAGGGAACACAACATTGGTCCAG GTTGAAATTCAGTCAGGACGGCCCCACCAAATACGTATCCATCTTTCTTTCATTGGGCATCCTTTGTTGG CAGGTGATCCTCTCTACGTTAGTGGTGGACAACCAAAGTGCTTTGATCCTGAATTTATTGATGAAAGTTTTGCAACAGACGG AGGGTACCAAAGGCCAATAAAACCTGTTCCAGGGGACTGTGGCTACTGCTTGCATGCACATCAACTGGTTCTTTCTCACCCAACAACCAATCAG GTAATTAAAATAACTGCACCTCTTCCACCTGTACTCCGAACACAGAAGGAGGCCGAAGTAAACACAAGTAATTAG
- the LOC132186810 gene encoding RNA pseudouridine synthase 5 isoform X2 has translation MSNPPETSRPRTFGLPWPELNDGLFYNDVVRPSDSELTLIEFYSSKYKNSAPPLGWMQRIENGQITVDGIAVTDPNTILRVGSEIVYHRLPWREPDAPYLLEVLYEDDDMVALNKPSGLQVLPGGLFQQRTVLTQLQWRASKQSSSVACQEPHPVPVHRLGRGTSGILLCAKTKLAKTRLALFFADGTSQIEGNRNTNEEICGVRKISKMYRALVTGILDEDKVMIKQPIGMVRYPGVAKGLYVASSSGKPALSKVDVLERGMQGNTTLVQVEIQSGRPHQIRIHLSFIGHPLLGDPLYVSGGQPKCFDPEFIDESFATDGGYQRPIKPVPGDCGYCLHAHQLVLSHPTTNQVIKITAPLPPVLRTQKEAEVNTSN, from the exons ATGTCGAACCCTCCAGAAACAAGTCGGCCTCGGACATTCGGATTGCCCTGGCCTGAGCTCAACGACGGTCTGTTCTACAACGACGTCGTTCGACCCTCCGATTCCG AATTGACACTGATCGAGTTCTACTCTAGCAAATACAAGAATTCAGCTCCTCCGCTAGG TTGGATGCAGCGAATTGAGAATGGACAG ATAACAGTTGATGGTATTGCTGTTACTGATCCTAACACAATCCTCAG AGTCGGCTCGGAGATTGTCTATCATAGACTTCCTTGGAGAGAGCCTGATGCGCCATACTTGCTTGAAGTGTTATATGAGGATGATGAtatg GTCGCCCTTAATAAACCTTCTGGCCTACAAGTTTTACCTGGAGGCCTTTTCCAGCAACGGACGGTTTTAACACAGCTTCAATGGCGGGCAAGCAAGCAGAGCTCTTCTGTAGCATGCCAAGAACCACACCCTGTTCCTGTTCATCGCCTGGGAAGAGGCACGTCAG GAATATTGCTTTGCGCTAAGACGAAACTCGCCAAAACTCGCCTTGCATTATTCTTTGCTGATGGGACATCTCAAATTGAAGGCAACAG AAATACCAATGAGGAGATCTGTGGagtaagaaaaatttcaaagatgTACCGCGCACTAGTGACTGGGATACTTGATGAAGATAAG GTAATGATAAAACAGCCCATTGGAATGGTGCGGTATCCTGGTGTTGCCAAGGGGCTGTACGTTGCTTCTTCCTCAG GGAAACCAGCTCTGAGCAAAGTTGATGTTCTTGAGAGAGGCATGCAAGGGAACACAACATTGGTCCAG GTTGAAATTCAGTCAGGACGGCCCCACCAAATACGTATCCATCTTTCTTTCATTGGGCATCCTTTGTTGG GTGATCCTCTCTACGTTAGTGGTGGACAACCAAAGTGCTTTGATCCTGAATTTATTGATGAAAGTTTTGCAACAGACGG AGGGTACCAAAGGCCAATAAAACCTGTTCCAGGGGACTGTGGCTACTGCTTGCATGCACATCAACTGGTTCTTTCTCACCCAACAACCAATCAG GTAATTAAAATAACTGCACCTCTTCCACCTGTACTCCGAACACAGAAGGAGGCCGAAGTAAACACAAGTAATTAG
- the LOC132186780 gene encoding uncharacterized protein LOC132186780: MELFFRDQNEESTPSPLDMVRCPFLRNINEPTNFSFSSSMAFPMPVRGAKGPIFEDGPNFDTAFRLFHGRDGVVPLSGRSFVRSEKVESESAPSQFNPLAAKAATISLSSFGGPFSFDSFSEKWKNQQRKSQSSKKDSSSKGGSSKHEALGNEWLQTGNCPIAKSYQAVSKVLPLVAKAFQPPPGMKIKCPPAIVAARAALARTAFAKNLRPQPLPSKVLVIGLLGMAANVPLGIWREHTKKFSPAWFAAVHAAVPFIAVLRKSVLMPKSAMAFTIAASVLGQVIGSRAERYRMEAAAANKLAIAGTPVGGSNQLHVIKQNGGRCGDIVKWDPLELSGPSSADVYC; encoded by the exons ATGGAGCTTTTCTTCAGAGACCAAAATGAAGAGTCTACGCCTTCTCCGCTTGACATGGTTAGATGTCCGTTCTTAAGGAACATTAACGAGCCCACTAATTTCTCCTTCTCATCATCCATGGCTTTCCCAATGCCT GTACGTGGAGCCAAAGGTCCCATTTTTGAGGATGGTCCCAATTTTGATACGGCATTTAGGCTTTTCCATGGGCGCGATGGAGTAGTCCCCCTCTCTGGGAGATCATTCGTGCGTTCTGAGAAAGTAGAGTCTGAGTCAGCCCCATCCCAGTTTAATCCTTTAGCAGCTAAGGCAGCCACTATCAGCCTGTCATCCTTTGGAGGGCCCTTCAGTTTTGATTCATTTTCTGAGAAGTGGAAGAATCAGCAAAGAAAATCCCAATCATCCAAGAAAGATTCTTCTTCTAAG GGAGGAAGTTCAAAGCACGAGGCCTTGGGCAATGAGTGGCTGCAAACTGGAAACTGTCCCATTGCAAAGTCATACCAAGCAGTTAGCAAGGTTCTTCCACTAGTTGCCAAGGCATTTCAGCCCCCTCCAGGCATGAAAATCAAGTGCCCACCTGCAATAGTTGCAGCCCGAGCAGCTCTAGCACGGACTGCATTTGCTAAGAACCTCCGCCCGCAACCACTGCCTTCAAAAGTACTTGTGATTGGGTTACTGGGTATGGCAGCAAATGTTCCTTTAGGGATATGGAGAGAACACACTAAGAAATTCTCACCAGCCTGGTTTGCTGCAGTTCATGCTGCTGTTCCATTCATAGCCGTTCTTAGGAAGTCTGTGCTGATGCCCAAGTCAGCTATGGCTTTTACGATTGCAGCATCAGTGTTAGGACAGGTCATTGGCTCCAGAGCAGAGCGCTACCGAATGGAGGCAGCAGCTGCAAATAAATTGGCCATTGCAGGAACACCTGTTGGTGGGTCGAATCAGCTACATGTGATCAAACAAAATGGCGGACGTTGTGGTGATATTGTGAAGTGGGATCCGCTTGAGCTGTCTGGACCTTCTTCGGCCGATGTTTATTGCTAG